ACAGGTATCACGAGCGAATGAAAGTCAGGATATCAACACGCAAAACTTTCACCGGGGCAAAAAACATTCTCATACGGGGAACAAACTGGATCGGAGACGCCGTTATGACACTTCCTGCCGTTGCCGCCATCAGAAATACCTTTCCCGGCGCGCGGATATCCATTCTCGTCAAGCCCTGGGTTGCGGAAATCTTTCACCTTTGCAAAGATGTTGATGAAGTCATTGTGTTTGAAAGCCCCGGACCTCATTCAGGCGTTGCCGGAAAACTCAGATTGGCAAAGGAATTAAGGACCAGGAGGTTTGATATGGCCATCCTCCTGCAAAATGCCATTGAAGCCGCCATCATATCCTGGCTGGCCGGGATTCCCGTCAGGGCCGGTTACAATTCCGACGGGAGGGGCTTGTTCCTGACGCACTCCGTCCAGAGGACAGAGGCCATAAGGAAGGTGCACCAGATCGAATACTACCTGGAAATGGTCAAATCCCTCGGATGTCGATCGGCGGAAGCGAACGATTTTCTTAAACCGGGGCAGGAATACGAAATTCTATCAGAGAAGTTGTTGAGTGAGCACGGTATCGGGAGGGAGGGTTTTGTCATCGGATTGGCGCCGGGAGCCACATATGGACCAGCAAAGAAGTGGTTCCCTGAACGGTTTGCAGCCGTTGCCGACAGGCTGATCGATGATTTTTCCGCGCAGGCGATTCTTTTCGGAAGTAATGAAGACAGGAAAAGCACTGATTTAGTGGAACAGAATTCCCATCACACGTTGATCAACCTGGCGGGGAAAACGAATCTAAAAGAAGCTATCGCTATTATTGCCCGATGTAACCTCTTTATATCCAACGATTCAGGTTTGATGCATGTTGCCGGTGCTTTAAATATTCCAACAGTCGCCATCTTCGGATCAACAAATCCTATCACCACTTCCCCGGTAGGAAATAAAAGTATTGTCATCTATAAAGGCGCTTCGTGCAGCCCGTGTCTCAGGGAGACATGCCCGACAGATTTCAGGTGTATGGACGTGATCAGCGTTGAGGAAGTTTATGAAACGGCCAGGGGTCTTTTAACAAAATGAAAAAGAATACCGCGGTTTTTCTGGATAGAGACGGCACGATCAATGAAGAGGTGGGATACTTAGACAGTATCGACAAACTGAAGCTCTTTACCAATACAGCGGAAGCCGTCAGGCTGATTAACGAAAGCGGCATGAAAGCCGTGATAATTACCAACCAGTCCGGGGTCGCGAGGGGATATTTCACCGAGGAATTCGTCAAGACTGTTCATGTGAATATCCAGAAAACACTCCAAGGAAAAGGTGCATTCATCGATGCGTTTTATTACTGTCCCCATCACCCGACGGAAGGCATCGGGGACTATCTCCAGTCCTGTACATGCAGAAAACCGGAAGCAGGAATGCTCATCACAGCATCCGAAGCGATGGACATCGACCTTACTCGCTCCTACACGGTAGGAGATATGCCCAAGGACATTCAAGTAGCAGGCAAGGTCGGAGCAAAAGGTATCCTGGTAAAGACCGGCTATGGCTTGAGTAATATCAAACAAGAAATAGCGCCGGTCTCTGGAAAAAAATCCCAACCCCACTACATAGCCGAAGATATACTCGATGCGGTTAAGTGGATCATGAATGATAGACGGTAGGACAGGCGTCACGCCTGTCTGTAATAGTAATAATAAACGAAATAAAATTGGCATGAATATTCTCATCGTAAAATTGAGCGCCATTGGCGATGTTATCCATACCCTTCCTTCCTTAGCCGCGCTCAGAAAACTCTACCCCGATGCGAACATCACGTGGGTCGTCGAAGAGGCATCTTCAGACATTATCAAGGATCACCCGTATCTCGACAGGGTTATTATTTCTCATAGAAAGCAATGGATAGAGGATCTTAAACATTACCGGATCGGCAAGCCCCTTCGTAAAATAAAATCCTTCATAAACGACCTGAGAGCACAACCTTATGATCTGGTGATTGATTTTCACGGGCTCTTTAAAAGCGCTGTCGTTGTTTTTCTTAGTTCCGGCAAAAGAAAATTGGGCTATGACAGTATGCAGGAGCTAAGCGGCCTCTTTCTCAATGAAAAGATTTCGGAGGATATGGGCAAACACGCCGTCGACCGATACCTCGATTTCCTCCGCTATTTAGGCGCCGACGTAAAGGAACCGGAATTCTTGATCCCCATCCGCGAAGAAAACAGAACGAGAGTGGATGGGTTATTGCAAATAAACGACATTGACAAAAAAGACCGGTTTGTAGCAGTAAGCCCCGTAGCGCTCTGGGACACAAAGCTTTGGGAAGATGGAAAATTCGCCCGATTGTGTGACCGGATTACCGAAGAGTTAAAGTTCAGGGTTGTTTTTACAGGAAGCGACCGTGAAAAATTGGAACATATTAGGTCCCGGATGAGGACTCCCTCAATCAACCTGGGAGGTAAAACAATGCTTCGAGACCTGGCCTATTTATACCAGGCAGCTTCGCTCCTTATTACAACCGACTCCGGCCCAATGCACATCGCAGCGGCTGCAGGAACACCCGTCATTGCCCTTTTCGGTCCTACCGATCCATCCCGGACAGGACCGTATGGAATAGGGCATACGGTCATACGCAAGGAATTATCCTGTAGTCCCTGCTTCCTGAAAAAGTGCGACACCATAAAGTGCATGCACGATATTACTGTGGAAGAAGTTTTCCAGGCAGTGGCGGAAAAATTGAGGACAAACAGTAAAATAATTGATGTAGAGGGAAATAAACAGGAGGGATAAACATGGCAATCAGCAAAGAACTTTTGGCCATCCTGGCATGCCCCAAGTGTAAGGGCGACATTTACCTGAATGAATCGGGAGACGGTTTGATCTGTGACCGGTGCAAACTTCTCTATGAGATAAAAGACGACATTCCGATCATGTTGATTGACGAGGCGAAGAAGCTTCAGTAATGTCCTGCCTCAAATTCGCCCTCAAATAATAAATAACGTCAGGCGAAATGCCCAGCCTACATAATCGTAGGACAGGCGTCCCGCCTGTCTTCCTCCGCTGAATAATTTGCGCAAAAAAGCCCCCTGAATGTCCACTTAGTAAAATGGTATTCAGGGGGTTATTTCACTTTAATGACTCGGCTACTTTCAGAACCCCATCATTTGAAATATATCACCACTGAGTAGTGATCACTTTAGTGCGCTGTTGTTGTATGGTGCCCCGTTGTTGTAGTTGAACCCGTTGAAACGGCAACTCCTGCAGCTACCGCCGCTGCTGCTGCAACACCTGCAGCGACTGTACCTGCCACGGTACCTGCTGCGGTCGCTGTACCAGCCGTTGTACCGGCTTCCGCGGCGGCTGCCGTTGTCACTGCCGTTGGCGCCTGAGAAACAAGGTCACCCATTATACTCTGCAATACTGCAGGAGAAAAAGCAGCCGGTGCAGTCGGTGCAACGCCGGCTGCAACCACTGTATACTGTCCTGCATCGACAGTTACTACCTGCGCGGCTAACTCCGGATTGTAAACAGTAAGAGACTCTTCAACGGCATAAAACGTGCTCTGGGTAGCTTCCTGCTGCGCTTCAACAAGACTTATAAATTCCGACCCTCTGACCCCTGCCACGGCTGTGGGTGTATTAACCTGGAATAATGAACCTGTACCGATACGTTTCTTCACCTGCGATCGTAACTTACCAAGAAAGAGAGAAAATTGAGCTCTTCTTTTTTCTTTCTGCAGTGAGAAATCTTTAATTTCAAATTTGGACTTTTGTGCGATGGTAAGTTCACTGCCGTCGGTTAATACTATTTTTGCCATTGCTTTTTTGCCGGTTGTGATCACATCCTTTGTCTCAACTGCGGTTTTGACATTCGGCTTGATTGGACGGCCCTTACGTATAAGGGTTACATCACCGGTAACTAAGGTAAATTCGCCGACTGCGGCAGCAAGCAATGGTACAGGTAATATGAGCTGAACGACGAGAGCAAATATCAAAAAGTTCCTTATGGATTTCATCGTGGATTTTTTCATTTTGATGCCCCTTAATAAGCCTAATAAAAGAACCATTTTCTCGTCCTGAAGGTTTCTTCAAGACCGACTTTCCACATACTATCCTCTTTAAATAACTTCAGTATAGCAGGTTTTTCTGATTTTTTATAGAGGATGTTTATCTCGGCATATTCATTTTTTACGACGTTTATTTTCCATGTGCTGTGTTCCAGCACAACATCCGGGTCAAATGTTTCAACAAAACTGTTCCAGTACGCCCTGGCTATTGGACCTCCCGATGCAAAGTCGCCACTCAGTTGCCCCCTTGAAACCTTACTGCCCAACTTTTTAGCTTCTCGAGAAACATCATCCACGATGATACTTTTAGACTTGACTGTGAGAAATTTCCACACCTCTGTGTGGTTTTTTTCCTTGAGCGCCTTAAACAGGGATTCTGCAGAAAAGAGGACGTTATCTATGTCACCGTCAGCGGCATAAACCAACGGCAACGAAAATAATAACCCATAGATACAACAGATAGAAACAAACAATGTAATAACTTTAACTGTTCTCACTATGGGAAAAATGAAATGGCTATGTAAGATCAGACCCGTCCACCTGTAACAGTGCGGTGCGCTCATTTTTTATGTCTCTGCACCGCACTAATAATAAAGAGGTCTTTATCTGAAATGATTCACTGTTAGTGGTGCGCTGTGGTTGTTGTGGTGCTAGATGTTGCTGTGGCAACACCGGCTGCTACTGCTGCTGCTCCTGCAACACCTGCAGCGACTGTACCTGCCACGGTACCTGCTGCGGTCGCTACTCCTGCTGCGGCGCCCGCTTCACCCGCTGCCGCTGCTGCTCCTGCACCCGCGCCGGCTCCTTCAGCCTGGGCAAAAACGCTGACAGGAACAATTAAACTGATCACGCATAAAACAGCTATAACGGCACAAAATTTCCTCATAACACCCTCCTTTAATTTATAATCACTTGTTAGAATAATTACGAAAGATAATTACCTGTGAACATGTAGTTGAATTTTGATAATCGACTCAATCTTGTTTTTTATAGTTTATATTTTCTGAAAAATCAATTCTTAATAATACAAGAAAAATATATAAGAAACACCAGCTAAAAACCCCCATTGTGGGAGATAACATATTGATAAATTAGCAGATTAACAAAGTCAAATACCATTGATGTTTCAATGAACGAGCCAATATATTAGTGAATTCATACAGACTTGTCAAACATTTTTTTAATTTTAAAATAACTTTATTGTAATTCCGGCGGTTACCGCCATCTGCATAAGTATCTGCGTAATATCCCTGATTTCCCTCAACCAGGCAATGCGCTCAATTTTCTCGGGGACGACAATTATATCTCCTGATTCTAATTCCGATATTTTTTCACCGAAAGCGGTCATTTCCCATCGCGATCTATTGTTATTCCAGCTCATGAAGCCCTTTGACACTCTGCGGGCGCTTCCATCCACTTTCAGGATGTAGGTGTTATCCACATCGGCGTATCTTGAGTATCCGCCGGCCATGCCGATATAATCCTCAAAGTCCAGTTTCTCGCTGAAGAGATAGCTTCCCTGGGACATGACGGCGCCCGTTACATTTACCACACTTGGCTTCGGTGGAATGTACAGACTGTCCCCATCTTCCAGTTCGATATCGTATTCGCTCCCTTTCAATAATCTCAGGTGGGTGAGATTAATGCTCATTCGCCCCGATGCCTTCAGTTGGTACAGACTGGCAATGAACTTCTGCTTTTGCTCCAGCTCTATCTTCTTTGCCATTACCTCTTCCTGGGATAAAGAGGTGGAGACCATCGTCCCGCCTTCCGTCAACAGGTCTCTCTCCAATCTTTTGATCATTTCATTGAGACCTTTCTGTTGAAGTTCCCGTACGGTTTCTCTCTTGAACACAGTCCCTCTGAGGTAGGCTTTATCCGTGAAACCACCGGATCTCTCAATCAGTGAAGATAACCGCTCCCCTTTCTTGATAATATACCTGCCCTGGAAAAGCATTTCACCGGAGACACTGACAAATTTCTCCGCCCGCCAGTTGGCGATGCGCATGACAAACAACCGGTCGTACGGTTTTAAAGGGACATTATGGATCTGATTTCCTCTGAGCACCTCCTGAAGCTTGATCTTTTTATGATCCAACCTGACCGATCTGCCATTTTCCACAGTCTGCGATGAGAGCTCCGCCTCTTCCAGATACGCCGATTCAAGGACATTCCCGGCCTTAAAAATCAGGTCACTTACCCGCATTTGATTCGTATACTGATACGATCCCGGCTTTGTGACTTCGCCATCTACAGAAACACTCTTTATCCCGAACTGCTCCCCAACGGCATGAATGATAACCCGATCCCTGTCCTGGAGCAGGAGGTTTTCCTGTGGATCGCCGGACATGGCCTTTGCAACGTCAAAGTAGATCGTCTGGTAATCTTTCCCCTCATTGAGGCGGCGGATCACCTCGCCTCGATCAAGGGCGGCATCCTTTGTCAGACCGCCGACACCTAAGACCGCGTCCTTTATCCTCATATTTTCAGAAATTTCGATCCGAAAGCTTTTCCGCAAAGAGTTCAAGGCCTTGGTCATTTTATCCGCCAGATCGTACCTTCCCATTTTTCGCATCTCATTTTCGACATATTTGGCATTTTCAGATAGATCGGCGTTCTTATCCTTTCTGATGCTATTCTCGATATCCTTTACCTTGTCTGCAAGATCAGGCTTTTCAAGCTTCCTTAATTCATTACAAATTTCTTTTATTTTATCTGCCTGAGACAGCCTTTCTTCATTCTTCAGATCATCTTCGGTGGTGTCAACCTTCGAGATCACATTGTATCCCTTCTTCAGGTCTTCTTCGGCAGTATCACGCTTCGAGATTGTGCTGTATCCTTTTGTCCTTTCCACTGAAGGCGTACCTTCTTCTTTCCTTGATTTTATTTCATCGGCCCCCTTTGCTTTCTGGGCAACATCGATTTGCCCTCTCACTTCTCCTTCCACAGTCACATAAGGCTTATCCTTGAAGAACCACTTTGAAAAGATATAGATACGGTCTTCAGGTTTGAGACTGATGTTATGCGATTCATCTTTCTCCAGCAAAAACCTGCCCAGATTGAAGGGGACGAGTTCTGTACGACGATCCGGATACCCGATTCTCTTGATCAACGCATATTCAAAATTGGTCTCATCCAGGAGATCCGTCGGATCTTTGATCAGATCCTTGACCCTCATCCCGGGCTTATATTCATATTTGCCCGGCCGCTTCACATTCCCGTTGAGATATACTGCATTCAGATCGCTGTCGACAATGGTGAAGACATTGACCAGGTCCGCATCCTGGATCTTGAAATCCATCGATTTGCTGAGATGTTTATCATCGATATCAATGACGATCTGTCTTTCATTTTTCTGGATGCGTGACACCTGTATCTGCTGGGTATATGCTGTCGGGAGAATACCCCCCGCAAGATCGAAGAGGTGCTGAAGATCGAATCTGTCTTT
This genomic interval from Deltaproteobacteria bacterium contains the following:
- a CDS encoding HAD family hydrolase, which produces MKKNTAVFLDRDGTINEEVGYLDSIDKLKLFTNTAEAVRLINESGMKAVIITNQSGVARGYFTEEFVKTVHVNIQKTLQGKGAFIDAFYYCPHHPTEGIGDYLQSCTCRKPEAGMLITASEAMDIDLTRSYTVGDMPKDIQVAGKVGAKGILVKTGYGLSNIKQEIAPVSGKKSQPHYIAEDILDAVKWIMNDRR
- a CDS encoding SLBB domain-containing protein; protein product: MIKRFRFIAVIAAILCLCPLLYAQQQSLDDVCREKNLNFEQCQALKAGFSTTGGQITPDAVQTLMQGPEFKDLKPEDIQKGKELLEQKEKAAREKKMERQVKVEPPKGIIDEQPKRESLFDRSRQTGKYQEISTDLKPFGYEFFREATVRVTTDRKDIPVPLKYIIGPGDEVKILLWGRVNAQYNLTVDRDGKVTIPQIGPIFVAGMTFEDMSKKVITQTEQMVGANIDITLGSLKTIPIFILGDVRRPGAYTIGSFATMTDALLLAGGPSDIGSMRKIQLRRKNNTITTLDLYDLFMKGDKSKDTVLQADDIVFVPVTGPLAGIAGNVRRPAIYELKDRFDLQHLFDLAGGILPTAYTQQIQVSRIQKNERQIVIDIDDKHLSKSMDFKIQDADLVNVFTIVDSDLNAVYLNGNVKRPGKYEYKPGMRVKDLIKDPTDLLDETNFEYALIKRIGYPDRRTELVPFNLGRFLLEKDESHNISLKPEDRIYIFSKWFFKDKPYVTVEGEVRGQIDVAQKAKGADEIKSRKEEGTPSVERTKGYSTISKRDTAEEDLKKGYNVISKVDTTEDDLKNEERLSQADKIKEICNELRKLEKPDLADKVKDIENSIRKDKNADLSENAKYVENEMRKMGRYDLADKMTKALNSLRKSFRIEISENMRIKDAVLGVGGLTKDAALDRGEVIRRLNEGKDYQTIYFDVAKAMSGDPQENLLLQDRDRVIIHAVGEQFGIKSVSVDGEVTKPGSYQYTNQMRVSDLIFKAGNVLESAYLEEAELSSQTVENGRSVRLDHKKIKLQEVLRGNQIHNVPLKPYDRLFVMRIANWRAEKFVSVSGEMLFQGRYIIKKGERLSSLIERSGGFTDKAYLRGTVFKRETVRELQQKGLNEMIKRLERDLLTEGGTMVSTSLSQEEVMAKKIELEQKQKFIASLYQLKASGRMSINLTHLRLLKGSEYDIELEDGDSLYIPPKPSVVNVTGAVMSQGSYLFSEKLDFEDYIGMAGGYSRYADVDNTYILKVDGSARRVSKGFMSWNNNRSRWEMTAFGEKISELESGDIIVVPEKIERIAWLREIRDITQILMQMAVTAGITIKLF
- a CDS encoding FecR family protein encodes the protein MKKSTMKSIRNFLIFALVVQLILPVPLLAAAVGEFTLVTGDVTLIRKGRPIKPNVKTAVETKDVITTGKKAMAKIVLTDGSELTIAQKSKFEIKDFSLQKEKRRAQFSLFLGKLRSQVKKRIGTGSLFQVNTPTAVAGVRGSEFISLVEAQQEATQSTFYAVEESLTVYNPELAAQVVTVDAGQYTVVAAGVAPTAPAAFSPAVLQSIMGDLVSQAPTAVTTAAAAEAGTTAGTATAAGTVAGTVAAGVAAAAAVAAGVAVSTGSTTTTGHHTTTAH
- a CDS encoding glycosyltransferase family 9 protein, whose product is MIDGRTGVTPVCNSNNKRNKIGMNILIVKLSAIGDVIHTLPSLAALRKLYPDANITWVVEEASSDIIKDHPYLDRVIISHRKQWIEDLKHYRIGKPLRKIKSFINDLRAQPYDLVIDFHGLFKSAVVVFLSSGKRKLGYDSMQELSGLFLNEKISEDMGKHAVDRYLDFLRYLGADVKEPEFLIPIREENRTRVDGLLQINDIDKKDRFVAVSPVALWDTKLWEDGKFARLCDRITEELKFRVVFTGSDREKLEHIRSRMRTPSINLGGKTMLRDLAYLYQAASLLITTDSGPMHIAAAAGTPVIALFGPTDPSRTGPYGIGHTVIRKELSCSPCFLKKCDTIKCMHDITVEEVFQAVAEKLRTNSKIIDVEGNKQEG
- a CDS encoding Trm112 family protein, whose amino-acid sequence is MAISKELLAILACPKCKGDIYLNESGDGLICDRCKLLYEIKDDIPIMLIDEAKKLQ
- the waaF gene encoding lipopolysaccharide heptosyltransferase II; translation: MEDQTVASNKDCRENRYHERMKVRISTRKTFTGAKNILIRGTNWIGDAVMTLPAVAAIRNTFPGARISILVKPWVAEIFHLCKDVDEVIVFESPGPHSGVAGKLRLAKELRTRRFDMAILLQNAIEAAIISWLAGIPVRAGYNSDGRGLFLTHSVQRTEAIRKVHQIEYYLEMVKSLGCRSAEANDFLKPGQEYEILSEKLLSEHGIGREGFVIGLAPGATYGPAKKWFPERFAAVADRLIDDFSAQAILFGSNEDRKSTDLVEQNSHHTLINLAGKTNLKEAIAIIARCNLFISNDSGLMHVAGALNIPTVAIFGSTNPITTSPVGNKSIVIYKGASCSPCLRETCPTDFRCMDVISVEEVYETARGLLTK